From the genome of Anopheles moucheti chromosome 3, idAnoMoucSN_F20_07, whole genome shotgun sequence, one region includes:
- the LOC128303421 gene encoding N-acetylgalactosamine kinase-like has translation MMTSDRSDLCVKVLEAVPNCERLSRLLECFSNEFARAPSFIVRCSGRVNIIGEHVDYCGYPVFPMAIEQTILLAVAPSDDNLLHIKNADSNFKPYKCNVLTFSIDVPSVGGPNWYQYVLCGVKGILENNTIQHDAPRGMMIMLSGNIPPASGLSSSSAIVSATVLGTAYMHNATLNKQTLATISAECEKFIGTQGGGMDQAIAYLAQEGCAQLIEWNPLRATPIQLPANGVFVIANSLSEANKAATSDFNQRVVECRLASRLLAKQMKLNWRDLSRFADLQKALGYSLEQMEALVHANLVLNEYTRTDLLKLLEVTEEDFSNNLLTPNTRHSQTFKLRQRALHVLQESLRVQQFIETARSNPDDCISRMKTLMKQSHESLRTLYECSHENLDRIVEISDQLGVGTRLTGAGWGGCVVALCDGVEESKRFVETLKTEFYANIPKAQTCDIGTLCFATSPQRGAEIYSIEKQNNILNPSA, from the exons ATGATGACAAGCGATCGAAGCGACCTCTGCGTGAAAGTGCTCGAAGCTGTACCCAACTGCGAGCGGTTGTCGCGACTgttggaatgtttttcaaatgaGTTTGCACGTGCTCCGAGCTTCATTGTACGCTGCAGTGGAAG GGTAAACATTATTGGCGAGCATGTCGACTACTGTGGATATCCCGTGTTTCCGATGGCCATCGAGCAAACGATCCTGCTGGCAGTGGCCCCTTCGGACGACAATCTTCTGCACATCAAGAATGCCGATAGCAACTTCAAGCCGTACAAGTGCAATGTCCTCACTTTTAG CATTGATGTGCCCAGCGTTGGTGGACCGAACTGGTATCAGTACGTGTTGTGCGGCGTGAAGGGAATACTGGAAAACAACACCATTCAGCACGACGCTCCTCGAGGCATGATGATCATGCTCTCCGGCAACATTCCTCCGGCTTCGGGACTTTCTAGCTCGAGTGCCATCGTCAGTGCCACAGTCCTTGGAACAGCGTACATGCATAAT GCCACACTGAACAAACAAACTCTGGCCACTATTTCGGCCGAGTGCGAAAAGTTCATCGGTACACAGGGTGGCGGTATGGATCAGGCCATTGCATACCTAGCACAGGAGGGATGCGCTCAGCTGATTGAATGGAATCCGCTTCGAGCCACTCCGATTCAGCTGCCGGCAAATGGAGTGTTCGTCATTGCGAACAGCTTGTCCGAGGCGAACAAAGCGGCCACTTCCGATTTTAACCAGCGCGTTGTGGAGTGTAGACTTGCGAGCAG ACTGTTGGCGAAACAGATGAAACTGAACTGGCGCGATCTGAGCCGTTTCGCCGATCTGCAGAAGGCGCTTGGCTATTCGCTGGAGCAGATGGAAGCTCTTGTGCATGCCAATCTGGTGCTGAATGAGTACACTAGGACGGACTTGCTAAAGCTGCTGGAAGTCACCGAGGAGGACTTTTCCAACAATCTGCTCACGCCCAACACACGCCATTCGCAGACATTCAAGCTCAGGCAGCGTGCGCTGCACGTTTTGCAAG AGTCACTTCGGGTGCAACAGTTTATAGAAACGGCCAGATCGAATCCAGACGATTGCATTTCGCGCATGAAAACGCTCATGAAGCAGTCGCATGAGTCTTTGCGCACACTTTACGAATGCTCGCACGAAAACTTGGATCGGATCGTTGAAATTTCCGATCAACTAGGCGTAGGAACGCGGCTCACTGGAGCTGG ATGGGGCGGATGTGTTGTGGCCCTGTGTGACGGTGTGGAGGAAAGCAAACGCTTTGTCGAGACGCTGAAAACGGAATTCTACGCCAACATTCCAAAAGCACAGACGTGCGATATTGGTACCCTATGCTTTGCCACCAGCCCACAAAGAGGAGCCGAAATTTATTCGatcgaaaagcaaaacaacattcTGAACCCATCGGCTTAA
- the LOC128304129 gene encoding N-acetylgalactosamine kinase-like — protein MTSDRSDLCVQVLEAVSNCERLSRLLECFSNEFARAPSFIVRCSGRVNIIGEHVDYCGYPVFPMAIEQTILLAVASSDDNLLHIKNADSNFKPYKCNVLTFSIDVPSVGGPNWYQYVLCGVKGILENNTIQHDAPRGMMIMLSGNIPSASGLSSSSAIVSATVLGTAYMHNATLNKQTLATISAECEKFIGTQGGGMDQAIAYLAQEGCAQLIEWNPLRATPIQLPANGVFVIANSLSEANKAATSDFNQRVVECRLASRLLAKQMKLNWRDLSRFADLQKALGYSLEQMEALVHANLVLNEYTRTDLLKLLEVTEEDFSNNLLTPNTRHSQTFKLRQRALHVLQESLRVQQFIETARSNPDDCISRMKTLMKQSHESLRTLYECSHENLDRIVEISDQLGVGTRLTGAGWGGCVVALCSGVEESKRFVETLKTEFYANIPKAQTCDIGTLCFATSPQRGAEIYSIEKQNNILNPSG, from the exons ATGACAAGCGATCGAAGCGACCTCTGCGTACAAGTGCTCGAAGCTGTATCCAACTGCGAGCGGTTGTCGCGATTgttggaatgtttttcaaatgaGTTTGCACGTGCTCCGAGCTTCATTGTACGCTGCAGTGGAAG GGTAAACATTATTGGCGAGCATGTCGACTACTGTGGATATCCCGTGTTTCCGATGGCCATCGAGCAGACGATCCTGCTGGCTGTGGCCTCTTCGGACGACAATCTTCTGCACATCAAGAATGCCGATAGCAACTTCAAGCCGTACAAGTGCAATGTCCTCACTTTTAG CATTGATGTGCCCAGCGTTGGTGGACCGAACTGGTATCAGTACGTGTTGTGCGGCGTGAAGGGAATACTGGAAAACAACACCATTCAGCACGACGCTCCTCGAGGCATGATGATCATGCTCTCCGGCAACATTCCTTCGGCTTCGGGACTTTCTAGCTCGAGTGCCATCGTCAGTGCCACAGTCCTTGGAACAGCGTACATGCATAAT GCCACACTGAACAAACAAACTCTGGCCACTATTTCGGCCGAGTGCGAAAAGTTCATCGGTACACAGGGTGGCGGTATGGATCAGGCCATTGCATACCTAGCACAGGAGGGATGCGCTCAGCTGATTGAATGGAATCCGCTTCGAGCCACTCCGATTCAGCTGCCGGCAAATGGAGTGTTCGTCATTGCGAACAGCTTGTCCGAGGCGAACAAAGCGGCCACTTCCGATTTTAACCAGCGCGTTGTGGAGTGTAGACTTGCGAGCAG ACTGTTGGCGAAACAGATGAAACTGAACTGGCGCGATCTGAGCCGTTTCGCCGATCTGCAGAAGGCGCTTGGCTATTCGCTGGAGCAGATGGAAGCTCTTGTGCATGCCAATCTGGTGCTGAATGAGTACACTAGGACGGACTTGCTAAAGCTGCTGGAAGTCACCGAGGAGGACTTTTCCAACAATCTGCTCACGCCCAACACACGCCATTCGCAGACATTCAAGCTCAGGCAGCGTGCGCTGCACGTTTTGCAAG AGTCACTTCGGGTGCAACAGTTTATAGAAACGGCCAGATCGAATCCAGACGATTGCATTTCGCGCATGAAAACGCTCATGAAGCAGTCGCATGAATCTTTGCGCACACTTTACGAATGCTCGCACGAAAACTTGGATCGGATCGTTGAAATTTCCGATCAACTAGGCGTAGGAACGCGTCTCACTGGAGCTGG ATGGGGTGGATGTGTTGTGGCCCTGTGTAGCGGTGTGGAGGAAAGCAAACGCTTTGTCGAGACGCTGAAAACGGAGTTCTACGCCAACATTCCAAAAGCACAGACGTGCGATATTGGTACCCTATGCTTTGCCACCAGCCCACAAAGAGGAGCCGAAATTTATTCGatcgaaaagcaaaacaacattcTGAACCCATCGGGTTAA
- the LOC128302220 gene encoding RNA polymerase II-associated protein 3: MDAIESQLHVRNKCEQLQKSIKELYEWEERMKTANTAKAQPADNSENKPLPPVRSDVSAMSKFSEDKAIGEKQDQAESETENKKMLADAEMLKERGNKQCKLGNFQEAIELYNQAIKTYGDNAAYYSNRALCYMNLDLFDDCLADCSTAIAKDPKYMKAYYRRMQAYERLGENEKAATECREILRLSQDENELNTAKRDLARIEKRLEASQKSAPSSPGKKSATSAEMDPTLALVKQEADKYKELGNKHLARKDFEKAERSYTKAISLFAEEAIYYTNRSLCYWNLKDYDKCLADCNKAIQLDENYFRPYYRRMQVRELRGAYQSAVEDCRKFIELTKDEKQRGTAEKDLLRLERLVKNEQPAKQAFVWSEIKKNAKLIKFIQKPPHLRSKKPLTRVAIKDLTPCPIVIDNKNLPPPSKCKTIPDAAIDKMFNNNTGERLIEPPEEPTNLEHLFPAHSKKLRNLFSPPTTPTEQKKPFAPATTKATAATGTVPKKVTTNSSSSSSSSSSSTTTQEQKDKPAKKVETVQTNQKKMEKGSQDSNERHPKPATVPVVTPSMRPLSVPDIPRTSAQFYTTWSGLNEDLRYQYLTTLTGTPLWGRLLGASLSNEMLSELLHILQKRFIPDRVEVTSVLKEIVQNESIDLLSLMMNRKDREATEQLLKYMENTGVKKDDVECIRRKLL, encoded by the exons ATGGACGCCATAGAATCCCAGCTGCATGTGCGAAACAAGTGTGAACAGCTGCAGAAATCGATCAAAGAACTGTACGAGTGGGAAGAGCGCATGAAAACTGCAAATACTGCCAAAGCTCAACCAGCGGATAATAGTGAG AATAAACCATTACCTCCCGTGCGAAGTGATGTGAGCGCAATGAGCAAATTCTCCGAAGACAAAGCGATAGGCGAAAAACAGGATCAGGCAGAAAGCGAAA ctgagaacaaaaaaatgttggCCGATGCCGAGATGCTCAAGGAGAGAGGCAATAAGCAGTGCAAGCTGGGAAATTTCCAGGAAGCGATAGAACTGTACAACCAGGCCATTAAAACGTACGGCGATAACGCAGCATACTATAGCAACCGTGCGTTGTGTTACATGAACTTGGACCTTTTCGACGATTGTCTGGCGGACTGTAGCACAGCAATCGCGAAGGATCCCAAATACATGAAGGCTTATTACCGCCGGATGCAAGCGTACGAACGTTTGGGCGAGAACGAAAAAGCGGCCACCGAATGTCGCGAAATATTGCGCCTTTCGCAGGATGAGAATGAACTGAACACGGCCAAGCGAGATTTAGCCCGAATAGAGAAGCGCCTGGAAGCTTCCCAAAAGTCAGCGCCATCTTCGCCCGGCAAGAAGAGTGCTACGTCAGCGGAAATGGATCCAACACTTGCATTGGTGAAGCAGGAAGCCGACAAATATAAGGAACTTGGCAACAAACATCTTGCGCGGAAAGACTTTGAAAAGGCCGAACGTAGCTACACGAAAGCGATCTCTCTGTTTGCCGAGGAAGCCATCTACTACACCAACCGCAGTCTGTGCTATTGGAATCTGAAAGACTACGACAAATGTTTGGCCGATTGCAATAAGGCAATACAGCTGGATGAAAACTATTTCCGGCCCTACTATCGCCGAATGCAGGTTCGTGAACTGCGCGGTGCTTACCAGAGTGCGGTCGAAGATTGTCGCAAGTTTATCGAGCTGACCAAGGACGAAAAGCAGAGAGGGACAGCGGAAAAGGATCTCTTGAGGTTGGAGCGACTGGTCAAAAATGAACAGCCCGCCAAGCAAGCGTTCGTTTGGAGcgaaattaagaaaaatgcTAAGCTGATTAAGTTTATCCAAAAGCCACCGCATCTTAGGTCGAAAAAACCGCTTACCCGTGTAGCCATCAAGGATCTTACACCCTGTCCGATTGTGATCGACAACAAGAATCTTCCACCACCATCCAAGTGTAAAACCATTCCGGATGCAGcgatcgataaaatgtttaacaacAACACGGGCGAACGATTAATAGAGCCGCCGGAAGAGCCAACCAATCTGGAACATCTGTTCCCGGCGCATTCGAAAAAGCTACGCAATCTCTTCTCACCGCCTACTACGCCAACCgaacaaaagaaaccattTGCGCCGGCAACCACTAAAGCAACGGCAGCGACAGGAACGGTCCCGAAGAAAGTGACAAccaatagcagcagcagcagcagcagcagcagcagtagcaccaCCACACAAGAGCAGAAGGATAAACCCGCGAAAAAGGTCGAAACGgtgcaaacaaaccaaaagaaaatggagaaaGGAAGTCAG GATTCAAACGAAAGGCATCCCAAACCGGCTACTGTTCCCGTTGTGACCCCATCGATGCGGCCACTATCCGTTCCTGACATTCCAAGAACAAGTGCTCAATTTTACACCACCTGGAGTGGTTTGAACGAGGATTTGAGATATCAGTACTTAACG ACGTTaacaggcacaccattgtgggGTAGGTTGCTCGGTGCCAGCCTCTCGAATGAAATGCTTAGTGAGCTGTTACACATCCTCCAGAAACGCTTCATTCCCGACCGGGTCGAGGTTACGTCCGTTTTAAAAGAAATCGTGCAAAACGAATCGATCGACTTACTGTCACTAATGATGAACAGAAAAGATCGCGAAG CTACGGAACAGCTGCTGAAATATATGGAAAACACCGGTGTAAAGAAGGACGACGTAGAATGCATTCGGCGTAAACTATTGTAA